A window of the Fusarium poae strain DAOMC 252244 chromosome 3, whole genome shotgun sequence genome harbors these coding sequences:
- a CDS encoding hypothetical protein (TransMembrane:5 (i21-41o47-67i357-379o385-405i417-437o)~CAZy:GT2_Glyco_tranf_2_3): MALISTWPTALPAKSHLLARIFPALLVIIPIVVSLTCTWLLLSDTWLRIFCTLFVLRYTRLVGHLLGSWMYRAREVSADPAFTRGDVTVILPTIDPHGPDFRECVESILANHPACLLVVTVGDSLREECQAVMLKLSLDAPHTEISIAALSEPSKRKQITHAMPNVTTPITIFADDHVFWPADFIPSVIAPFDDTHVGVVVTKKHVRRTTPGEWSWPSIVNFIACNYLQRHNWELRTSNAIDGGVFVVSGRTAAYRTEFLNNDELLERFCHEKFFFGLLGGDGLGPDDDNFLTREAIKKHWLIVFQDTEDATIETTLGEWPKFKDQLLRWARTTVRSNPVMLRDPVFVYRYPWSTFMVYWASLFNFAMLWDFLLIFALVKSANVGPSDVILLLLWMFWTKVVKLIPHLLKYPSDLPLMIFQVLFGYAHSFIKLWAWITFWDCGWSGRNLEGVGQAELDTAFHKVG, from the coding sequence ATGGCACTCATCAGCACCTGGCCAACTGCCCTCCCGGCCAAATCACACCTCCTGGCTCGTATCTTCCCAGCACTTCTTGTCATCATCCCCATCGTCGTCTCCCTCACTTGCACCTGGCTTCTCTTGTCCGACACCTGGCTGAGAATCTTTTGCACCCTTTTTGTCCTCCGCTACACTCGCTTGGTTGGTCATCTTCTCGGATCATGGATGTACCGTGCTCGTGAAGTGAGTGCTGATCCGGCTTTCACTCGCGGAGATGTCACTGTCATCCTTCCAACTATCGATCCTCACGGCCCTGACTTCAGGGAGTGCGTGGAGAGCATCCTTGCGAATCACCCGGCCTGTCTCCTGGTAGTGACAGTTGGCGATTCTCTTCGAGAAGAGTGTCAGGCCGTCATGCTAAAGTTGAGCCTGGATGCGCCGCACACAGAAATCTCCATTGCAGCACTCTCAGAGCCAAGCAAGCGTAAACAAATCACCCACGCTATGCCAAATGTCACCACACCCATCACTATTTTTGCTGACGATCATGTTTTCTGGCCAGCCGATTTCATCCCATCTGTCATCGCGCCCTTTGACGACACTCacgttggtgttgttgttacCAAGAAGCACGTTCGACGAACAACACCCGGAGAATGGTCCTGGCCATCGATAGTCAACTTTATAGCGTGCAACTATCTCCAGCGTCACAACTGGGAGCTTCGAACGTCTAACGCTATTGACGGAGGAGTCTTTGTCGTTTCAGGTCGCACAGCTGCCTACCGCACAGAGTTCCTCAACAATGACGAACTTTTGGAACGTTTCTGTCACGAAAAGTTCTTTTTCGGCCTGCTGGGCGGTGACGGTCTCGGCCCAGACGATGACAACTTCCTCACCCGCGAAGCCATCAAGAAGCACTGGCTTATCGTCTTTCAAGACACCGAGGATGCCACTATTGAAACAACACTCGGCGAGTGGCCCAAGTTCAAGGATCAACTTCTTCGATGGGCTCGAACTACTGTCCGCAGCAACCCCGTCATGCTTCGCGACCCCGTCTTTGTTTACCGGTATCCCTGGAGTACATTCATGGTTTATTGGGCATCTCTGTTCAACTTTGCCATGCTGTGGGATTTCCTGCTCATTTTCGCACTTGTCAAGAGCGCAAATGTCGGACCTTCGGATGTCATTCTGCTTCTACTTTGGATGTTTTGGACAAAGGTTGTCAAGCTCATTCCGCATTTGCTGAAGTATCCTTCCGATCTTCCGTTGATGATCTTTCAGGTTCTTTTCGGTTATGCGCATAGCTTCATCAAGCTCTGGGCGTGGATCACATTTTGGGACTGTGGTTGGTCTGGGCGTAACCTCGAAGGTGTCGGACAAGCTGAACTTGACACTGCTTTTCATAAGGTCGGGTAG
- a CDS encoding hypothetical protein (SECRETED:SignalP(1-15)~CAZy:GH43_24~CAZy:GH43~CAZy:GH43_37~CAZy:GH43_25), giving the protein MSLLSLLTWASLTSAAWIVPGARWHDTEGNLFNAHAGGLCVDRSSGRFYWFGEYKTEQREEGGGISVYSSDDLATWESHGLALTPEEGHEHISPESIIQRPKVLYSEETGKYHMWWHADDRNYSLLLQGLATSDSIAGPYQFNHAIAPLGNWSQDFGAFTDYKSGKSYALYSNGDRVEGRDVYVSQFNSNITNIEKVTHRFNKYDFEAPTILQTEKSYWTLMSHKTGYRPNNVVAMRADKLEGPWSQPFFVAPAYTRTFSTQSGFSWRINGTKKTTFLYMADQWDLPSIWESRNVWLPIEIDEDNKSLEVVWHDIYDLNVKTGEWKPIKGKTYPASKAKLAGNAFLQEATFGTDHVIATGISGNDSTVTFTVQGKGAEQWVSFYHQNIDDMGFGDQPMGQPDRINGTWAIRRISSVVVNGNKDKVHTLYQKDTHKGIILSTPLLLPLKNGENTITVGGLDNGKGVKGADLDRIVVYPPEKKKKKKKGKRSWFELF; this is encoded by the exons GCTCATGCGGGTGGTCTCTGCGTCGATCGTTCCAGCGGCAGGTTTTACTGGTTCGGAGAGTACAAAACCGAACaacgggaagaaggcggtgGTATCTCTGTCTACAGCTCCGATGATCTCGCGACATGGGAATCTCATGGCCTAGCGCTCACCCCTGAAGAAGGACATGAGCATATTTCACCGGAGAGCATTATTCAGAGACCCAAGGTTCTCTATAGTGAGGAGACGGGGAAGTACCAC ATGTGGTGGCATGCCGACGATCGAAACTATAGCCTTCTCCTTCAAGGTCTCGCAACATCTGATTCCATTGCTGGGCCATATCAGTTCAATCACGCCATTGCACCTCTCGGGAACTGGTCTCAGGACTTTGGCGCCTTTACAGATTACAAATCTGGAAAATCCTACGCCTTATACTCTAATGGTGACCGTGTCGAAGGCCGAGACGTATATGTGAGCCAGTTCAATAGCAACATTACCAACATTGAAAAGGTTACGCATCGCTTCAACAAGTACGACTTTGAGGCGCCAACCATTCTTCAGACAGAAAAGAGCTATTGGACTTTGATGAGCCACAAGACTGGCTATCGGCCAAACA ATGTTGTTGCCATGCGAGCTGATAAGCTAGAGGGACCTTGGTCGCAGCCGTTCTTTGTTGCGCCAGCTTACACAAGAACATTTAGCACCCAGTCTGGTTTTTCTTGGAGGATAAACGGAACAAAGAAGACTACGTTTCTGTACATGGCTGACCAG TGGGATCTACCGTCAATTTGGGAAAGTCGCAATGTGTGGCTTCCCATCGAGATTGATGAAGATAACAAAAGCCTCGAGGTCGTTTGGCATGATATCTACGACTTGAACGT GAAAACTGGCGAATGGAAGCCTATCAAGGGCAAGACATACCCGGCCAGCAAGGCCAAACTCGCCGGGAATGCATTCCTCCAAGAGGCT ACGTTTGGAACCGACCATGTTATTGCAACTGGTATCTCTGGCAACGACAGCACAGTCACGTTTACTGTTCAGGGCAAAGGCGCAGAACAATGGGTATCATTCTACCATCAAA ACATTGATGACATGGGTTTCGGCGACCAGCCGATGGGTCAACCGGACCGTATCAACGGCACATGGGCAATCCGTCGCATCAGCAGCGTCGTTGTCAACGGCAACAAAGACAAGGTGCACACTCTGTACCAAAAGGATACACACAAGGGTATAATTTTGTCTACGCCTCTTCTTTTGCCGCTCAAGAATGGCGAGAATACTATCACTGTTGGTGGTCTTGATAATGGCAAGGGTGTCAAGGGAGCGGATTTGGACAGGATTGTTGTTTATCCTcccgagaagaagaagaagaagaagaagggaaagaGAAGTTGGTTTGAACTGTTTTAG